One Salarias fasciatus chromosome 9, fSalaFa1.1, whole genome shotgun sequence DNA segment encodes these proteins:
- the LOC115394705 gene encoding apolipoprotein D-like: MKCTFPLYHSLKILFVLLLTTAAAQAQSFHLGKCPKPSVQEDFSIEKYLGSWYEIEKLPAVFEKGKCNQATYSPLSNGTVKVHNAEILSDGKINSIEGVAKVKDPSQPAILAVSFFKGVPDAPYWVLSTDYQSYSLVYSCADYLGVFHVDFAWILARARVLSEDVLGRLHDQLTAVGLNTNRLLVSNQTGCDLLDQ, translated from the exons ATGAAATGTACATTTCCTTTATATCATTCATTAAAGATCCTGTTTGTGCTCCTGCTGACCACAGCTGCCGCTCAAGCTCAGTCCTTCCACTTAGGAAAATGTCCCAAACCGTCCGTTCAGGAGGATTTCAgcattgaaaaa TATTTGGGCTCCTGGTATGAAATCGAAAAGCTGCCGGCCGTTTTTGAGAAAGGGAAATGTAATCAGGCCACGTACAGTCCTCTCAGTAACGGGACGGTGAAGGTCCACAACGCAGAGATCCT GTCTGATGGGAAGATCAACTCAATTGAAGGAGTCGCCAAAGTGAAGGATCCATCTCAGCCTGCTATTCTTGCCGTTAGCTTCTTTAAAG GTGTTCCAGATGCTCCCTACTGGGTTCTCTCCACAGACTACCAGTCCTACTCTTTGGTTTATTCCTGCGCTGACTATCTGGGGGTTTTCCACGTGGACTTCGCCTGGATCCTGGCCCGCGCCCGGGTCCTGAGCGAGGACGTGCTGGGGCGGCTGCACGACCAGCTGACTGCTGTCGGTTTGAACACCAACCGGCTGCTGGTCAGCAACCAGACCGGCTGTGATCTACTGGATCAGTGA